The Hymenobacter sp. DG01 genome has a segment encoding these proteins:
- the galK gene encoding galactokinase codes for MLSASILAAFQHQFHYSPLLVRAPGRVNLIGEHTDYNEGFVLPAAIDKEICFAVGLNQTDTIRLYSFDKQELYTTAAAQVQRGNTLWANYLLGVVAQFQKRGITVPGFDCVFGGNVPMGAGLSSSAAVECGLAFALDHLLGTQLDRMTLAHMAQKAEHEFALVQCGLMDQFASLFGRQGQVVRLDCRSLEYEYFPFDTSRCHIVLCNSGVKHSLASSEYNTRRQECEQGVAVLRQHYPQIGSLRDVTLAQLQQHAAELDAVVLRRCRYVVEENLRVEAACQELAAGNLPAFGQQMYASHAGLRDDYEVSCPELDTLVELARPLPGVYGARMMGGGFGGCTINLVEVDHVEEFTRRMQQLYQQATGIPLETYQTTIVAGVSELPTVALT; via the coding sequence ATGCTCTCTGCTTCTATTCTGGCTGCTTTTCAGCACCAATTCCACTACTCCCCCCTGCTGGTACGCGCACCGGGTCGCGTCAACCTGATTGGGGAGCACACCGACTATAACGAAGGCTTCGTGCTGCCGGCCGCCATCGACAAAGAAATCTGCTTTGCCGTGGGCCTGAACCAGACCGACACCATCCGGCTGTACTCCTTTGATAAGCAGGAGCTGTACACCACGGCGGCAGCCCAGGTACAGCGCGGCAATACCCTATGGGCCAACTACCTGTTGGGGGTAGTGGCGCAATTTCAGAAGCGGGGCATAACAGTACCGGGCTTCGACTGCGTGTTTGGGGGCAATGTACCCATGGGAGCGGGCCTGTCGTCGTCGGCGGCGGTGGAATGCGGATTGGCTTTTGCCCTAGACCACCTGCTGGGCACGCAGCTCGACCGCATGACCCTGGCCCACATGGCCCAGAAAGCCGAGCACGAGTTTGCCCTGGTACAGTGCGGCCTCATGGACCAGTTTGCCAGCCTCTTCGGCCGCCAAGGTCAGGTAGTGCGCCTGGATTGCCGCTCTTTGGAGTACGAGTACTTTCCCTTCGACACGAGCCGCTGCCACATTGTGCTCTGCAACTCCGGCGTGAAACACTCCCTGGCCAGCTCCGAGTACAACACCCGCCGCCAGGAGTGCGAGCAGGGCGTGGCCGTGCTGCGCCAGCACTACCCCCAGATCGGGAGCCTACGCGACGTAACCCTGGCCCAACTGCAGCAGCACGCGGCCGAGCTTGATGCGGTGGTACTACGCCGCTGCCGCTACGTGGTAGAAGAAAACCTGCGCGTAGAAGCCGCCTGCCAAGAACTGGCCGCGGGCAATCTGCCGGCCTTCGGGCAGCAAATGTATGCCTCCCACGCCGGCCTGCGCGACGATTACGAGGTAAGCTGCCCCGAGCTGGACACGCTGGTAGAGCTGGCCCGCCCCTTGCCGGGCGTGTACGGAGCCCGCATGATGGGCGGTGGCTTCGGGGGCTGCACCATTAACCTGGTGGAAGTGGACCACGTGGAAGAGTTTACGCGCCGCATGCAACAGCTGTACCAGCAGGCAACGGGCATTCCGCTGGAAACCTACCAGACCACCATCGTGGCCGGCGTTTCGGAGCTTCCAACGGTGGCCCTCACCTGA
- a CDS encoding UDP-glucose--hexose-1-phosphate uridylyltransferase — translation MASFDLAQQPHRRFNPLTGEWLLVSPHRALRPWQGQQEAPDRSQRPAYDPTCYLCPGNTRANGAVNPAYEGTFVFDNDFAALTPDAPTGSVEVGGLLRAEAESGVGRVICFSPRHDLTLPEMDVAAIRGVVDVWAAEFEALGSRPDINYVQIFENKGQVMGCSNPHPHGQIWAQRTVPGDPAKETVQQQAYYQQHGRTLLTDYLEIELKEQQRVVLENEHFVVLVPFWAAWPFETLVVPRRAVQDVTQLSSEERDAFADAIRRLTIRYDNLFQTSFPYSAGLHQRPTDGQEYPEWHLHMHFYPPLLRSATVRKFMVGYELLANPQRDITPEYAAQRLRELSEVHYKG, via the coding sequence ATGGCATCCTTCGACCTTGCCCAGCAACCTCACCGTCGTTTCAACCCGCTTACCGGCGAGTGGCTGCTCGTGTCGCCGCACCGGGCGCTGCGCCCCTGGCAGGGCCAGCAGGAAGCCCCCGACCGGAGCCAGCGCCCCGCCTACGACCCTACCTGCTACCTCTGCCCCGGCAACACCCGCGCCAACGGCGCCGTGAATCCCGCCTACGAAGGCACCTTTGTGTTTGATAACGACTTTGCCGCCCTCACGCCCGATGCTCCTACCGGCTCGGTGGAGGTAGGCGGGTTGCTGCGGGCCGAGGCTGAATCGGGCGTGGGCCGGGTTATCTGCTTTTCGCCCCGCCACGACCTGACCTTGCCCGAAATGGACGTTGCCGCCATCAGGGGGGTAGTGGATGTATGGGCCGCGGAGTTTGAGGCCCTTGGTAGCCGGCCCGATATCAACTACGTGCAGATTTTCGAGAACAAGGGTCAGGTAATGGGCTGCTCCAATCCCCACCCCCACGGTCAGATCTGGGCCCAGCGCACCGTGCCCGGCGACCCGGCCAAGGAAACCGTGCAGCAGCAGGCTTACTACCAGCAGCACGGCCGCACCCTGCTCACCGACTACCTCGAAATTGAGTTGAAAGAGCAGCAACGGGTAGTGCTGGAAAACGAGCACTTTGTGGTGCTGGTCCCCTTCTGGGCAGCCTGGCCCTTCGAGACGCTGGTGGTGCCGCGCCGCGCCGTACAGGATGTAACCCAGCTCAGCAGTGAGGAGCGCGACGCCTTCGCCGATGCTATCCGCCGCCTCACTATCCGTTACGACAACCTGTTCCAGACTTCCTTCCCCTACTCCGCCGGCCTGCACCAGCGCCCCACCGATGGGCAGGAGTACCCGGAGTGGCACCTGCACATGCACTTCTACCCCCCTCTGCTCCGCTCAGCCACGGTGCGCAAGTTCATGGTGGGCTACGAGCTGCTGGCTAACCCCCAGCGCGACATCACCCCGGAATACGCCGCCCAACGCCTGAGGGAGCTTTCGGAAGTGCATTATAAGGGGTAA
- a CDS encoding transposase translates to MAAKPSGASPDKRRKYDEAFKAEALRLASESRSTQAAARQLGISPKLLYRWQQAQLVAEVGSEEVARDPEVRALRARLKRAEQELDILKKALVIFGQPTR, encoded by the coding sequence ATGGCAGCAAAACCCAGCGGGGCGTCGCCCGACAAACGGCGTAAATACGACGAGGCGTTTAAGGCCGAGGCGCTGCGTCTGGCCAGCGAAAGCCGCAGCACGCAGGCGGCGGCGCGGCAGCTGGGCATCAGTCCCAAACTGCTCTACCGCTGGCAGCAGGCGCAGCTCGTGGCCGAAGTGGGCAGTGAGGAAGTGGCCCGTGACCCGGAGGTCCGCGCCCTGCGCGCCCGGCTGAAGCGGGCGGAGCAGGAGCTCGACATTTTAAAAAAAGCCTTGGTCATCTTCGGCCAGCCGACCCGGTGA
- a CDS encoding IS3 family transposase produces MSTYEHIAQRAAHVPVRQLCQVLHVAPAAYYAWQRRRQQPVVEPAWQVAVREAFAYHSQRYGTRRLRAEVQAQGHAVGRWRIRRVLHAHGLRAQQPRSFVPRTTDSDPAVRAAPNRLLGQPAPTAPNRVWVGDITYLPRQGGGWLYLAVWLDRCSRKIVGWDVRDTMPEDLVSEALRRALVVRRPPAGLIVHSDQGSQYTATRFKSLVAKHGAQQSMSRRGNCYDNAHAESFWSRFKAELLDGGSFPGLAEAKLEISHHIAYYNAERRHSALGYLSPNHFETYLQTTSQLCPA; encoded by the coding sequence GTGAGCACCTACGAGCACATCGCCCAGCGTGCCGCCCACGTGCCCGTGCGCCAGCTCTGCCAGGTGCTGCACGTGGCCCCGGCCGCCTATTACGCCTGGCAGCGCCGCCGGCAGCAGCCAGTGGTCGAGCCGGCCTGGCAAGTGGCCGTGCGTGAAGCGTTTGCCTACCACAGCCAGCGCTACGGCACGCGTCGGCTGCGCGCCGAAGTGCAGGCCCAGGGCCATGCCGTCGGCCGCTGGCGCATCCGCCGCGTGCTCCACGCCCACGGCCTGCGGGCCCAGCAGCCGCGCTCGTTCGTGCCGCGCACCACCGACTCGGACCCGGCCGTGCGGGCCGCACCCAACCGCTTGCTCGGCCAGCCAGCCCCCACGGCCCCGAATCGGGTCTGGGTGGGCGACATCACGTATTTGCCCCGCCAGGGCGGGGGCTGGCTCTACCTGGCCGTGTGGCTCGACCGCTGCTCGCGCAAAATCGTCGGCTGGGACGTGCGCGACACCATGCCCGAAGACCTGGTCAGCGAAGCCCTGCGCCGGGCCCTGGTGGTGCGCCGCCCCCCGGCCGGGCTTATCGTGCACTCGGACCAGGGCAGCCAGTACACAGCCACCCGCTTCAAAAGCCTGGTCGCCAAACACGGCGCCCAGCAAAGCATGAGCCGGCGGGGCAACTGCTACGATAACGCCCACGCCGAATCGTTTTGGAGCCGCTTCAAGGCCGAACTGCTCGACGGCGGCAGCTTCCCCGGTCTGGCCGAAGCCAAGCTCGAAATCAGCCACCACATCGCCTATTACAATGCCGAACGACGACATTCCGCCCTCGGCTACCTCTCGCCCAACCACTTCGAAACCTATCTTCAAACAACGTCCCAATTGTGTCCGGCTTAG
- a CDS encoding 1,4-beta-xylanase gives MEKLLFFLLLLVSTGSFAQKTKIKTKGPAALAVAQDRRWSAEKANAWYKEHRWMTGANFTPSTAINQLEMWQADTFDPTTIDRELGWAESIGFNTMRVFLHSLAWQQDPQGFKQRVNTYLGLADKHHIQTILVFFDDCWNKEAKIGLQPAPKPGIHNSGWLQDPGEPTSRDSVAFVKLKPYVQDVLRHFAHDKRILLWDLYNEPGNSGKLTSSLPLVRNVFSWAREVNPEQPLSIGLWNWDFEALNRYQALHSDVITYHCYDEAPLHQRIIELLTTHGRPLICTEYMARPRNSRFVNILPLLKKYNVGAINWGLVDGKTNTKYQWDVPIADGGEPTEWFHEVFRRDGTPYHQDEADLIKKLNSK, from the coding sequence ATGGAAAAACTGCTTTTCTTCTTGCTGCTGCTGGTTTCTACCGGCTCGTTTGCCCAAAAAACCAAGATCAAGACAAAAGGCCCCGCCGCCTTAGCCGTAGCGCAGGACCGGCGCTGGTCGGCTGAGAAAGCCAACGCGTGGTATAAGGAGCACCGCTGGATGACGGGAGCCAACTTTACGCCCAGCACGGCCATCAACCAGCTGGAAATGTGGCAGGCCGACACCTTCGACCCCACCACCATCGACCGGGAGCTAGGCTGGGCCGAAAGCATTGGGTTCAATACCATGCGCGTGTTCCTGCACTCTCTGGCCTGGCAGCAAGATCCGCAGGGCTTTAAGCAGCGCGTGAACACCTACCTGGGCCTGGCCGACAAGCACCATATCCAGACGATTCTGGTGTTTTTCGATGACTGCTGGAACAAAGAAGCCAAAATTGGGCTACAGCCTGCCCCCAAGCCCGGTATTCACAACTCGGGCTGGCTCCAGGACCCCGGCGAGCCCACCTCCCGCGACTCGGTGGCCTTCGTGAAGCTCAAGCCTTACGTGCAGGACGTGCTGCGTCACTTCGCTCACGATAAGCGCATCCTGCTCTGGGACCTATACAACGAGCCCGGCAACAGCGGCAAGCTCACGTCGTCGTTGCCGCTGGTGCGCAACGTGTTCAGCTGGGCCCGCGAGGTAAATCCCGAGCAGCCGCTAAGCATAGGCCTCTGGAACTGGGACTTCGAAGCCCTGAACCGCTACCAGGCCCTTCACTCCGACGTCATTACCTACCACTGCTACGACGAGGCACCGCTTCACCAGCGCATTATTGAGTTGCTCACGACCCACGGCCGTCCACTCATCTGCACCGAGTATATGGCCCGCCCCCGCAACTCACGCTTCGTGAATATTCTGCCCCTGCTCAAAAAGTACAATGTGGGCGCCATCAACTGGGGTCTCGTGGATGGCAAAACCAACACCAAGTACCAGTGGGACGTACCCATTGCCGACGGCGGCGAGCCAACCGAATGGTTTCACGAAGTGTTCCGCCGCGACGGTACGCCCTACCACCAGGATGAAGCCGACCTGATTAAAAAGCTGAACAGCAAGTAG
- a CDS encoding glycoside hydrolase family 43 protein, whose product MPCRRHFLQQATAGLASLALLNQATARAARTYTNPVYAGQFPDPFVLRHQGRYYAFGTTGTGRTSDGRIFTLLTSTNLVDWKPAGGALTPPAGAEGADFWAPEVIYHKGTFYMYYSMGGGAIGATVGHRLHVATSKTPQGPYQQVALLDVPDSKFTIDAHPFQDTDGQWYLFYARDFIDSADGYRPGTGLVVDRLLDMTRLAGESRTVMRARHDWTVFEKNRTMPLYGGQTFPEWHTLEGPFMRKQGNKYYCFYSGANFLTSRYGVDYCVADSIMGPYSDAGAEGGARVLHAVEGHVRGPGHHSHVFGPDGKTEYLVYHAWNAQMTERQLCIDKLLWTPQGPRCQGPTYTPQPLPR is encoded by the coding sequence ATGCCCTGCCGCCGTCACTTTTTACAGCAGGCTACTGCCGGCCTGGCTTCTTTGGCCCTGCTAAACCAAGCCACTGCCCGTGCCGCCCGCACCTACACCAACCCCGTGTATGCCGGCCAGTTTCCCGACCCCTTTGTGCTACGCCACCAGGGCCGCTACTACGCCTTCGGCACCACGGGCACCGGCCGCACGTCTGATGGCCGCATCTTCACCCTGCTGACTTCCACGAACCTTGTGGACTGGAAGCCGGCCGGCGGGGCCCTTACGCCCCCTGCCGGGGCTGAGGGCGCCGACTTCTGGGCTCCGGAAGTCATTTATCATAAGGGCACCTTCTATATGTATTACTCCATGGGCGGCGGAGCCATTGGCGCTACGGTGGGCCACCGCCTGCATGTGGCTACCAGCAAAACGCCTCAGGGCCCCTACCAGCAAGTAGCCTTACTGGATGTACCCGACAGCAAGTTCACCATCGATGCCCACCCCTTTCAGGATACCGACGGGCAGTGGTACCTGTTCTACGCCCGCGACTTCATTGACTCCGCGGATGGCTACCGCCCCGGCACGGGCCTGGTAGTGGACCGCCTGCTGGACATGACCCGCCTGGCCGGGGAGAGCCGCACCGTAATGCGCGCCCGCCACGACTGGACCGTGTTCGAGAAAAACCGCACCATGCCGCTCTACGGGGGCCAGACCTTTCCGGAGTGGCACACTCTGGAGGGCCCGTTTATGCGCAAGCAGGGCAACAAATACTATTGCTTTTACAGTGGCGCCAACTTCCTGACTTCCCGCTACGGAGTAGATTATTGCGTGGCCGACTCTATTATGGGCCCCTACTCCGATGCCGGGGCCGAGGGCGGCGCCCGGGTGCTGCATGCCGTGGAGGGCCACGTCCGCGGCCCGGGACACCACTCCCACGTTTTCGGGCCCGATGGCAAAACCGAATACCTGGTGTACCACGCCTGGAACGCGCAGATGACGGAGCGCCAGCTCTGCATTGATAAGCTGCTCTGGACTCCGCAGGGGCCGCGCTGCCAGGGACCAACCTACACCCCCCAGCCCTTACCCCGCTAA